GAGGCGTATTAAATCGCACACGTCGTCGTGCATGTTCTCTGGCTTGGGCGAGCCCCAATGGAACATGTCCAACAACTTCAAGTCGAACGAAATGCCTACCCGGCGGATGATCACGTTCTTGGAGTGCAGGTCGCCGTGGTATTCGTGCAAATGGTGGATCCGCTCCATGCCGGCCGCCAGGGCGTGTAGCAGGTGCAAGCCCTGGAACGCCCCGATCCGCTCCCCCGGCTGGCGCTCCAAAAACTGGCTGAGCAGCTCGCCTTCCACGTACTCGCTGACCAGGCAGGTAATCGCCTGCCCCTCAAAGGGAATCCGCTCCTGGGTGTGGTATTGGATCAGGATCGGGCAGTGCCGGAGCTTATGCAGTTTTTTGGCGTAAAACCGGGCGGCGCGGTCCTGGAGATTGCGATGCGGGAAGAAAAACTTGGCCGCGTGCTCGATGCCGGTTCGCGATTCGCGCAGCTTGTACACCTCCCCCTCCCAACCGCGGCCGAGCAACGAGACGATCTCGTATTTCTCGGCCAATTGGGCGCCGGGGGCGAAGGCGAAGGTCTTGATGTGTCCGTTGCGCGGACTACTGCGGCGCATCAGAAAAAGGCTCGAATTTGGCCGGAAATGAGGCAAAAACCGCGGCCGCCTGCCGCTTTCGACCGTCGCCGTGGCGCTAGCGATGAGGTCCTACCAATTCAGTGTAATCCGCGCGCGCCGGTCCGAAAAGTGAATGCCGGAGGAATCATGGAATTCAGTGGCCGTTGAAAAGTTTATTGCCATCTACAATCACTGTTTTCCTGAAGCAATGCGCGCATTTTCACGGAATTGGCGCAGGTTTTCCGTCTGCGATCGCGCCGCGCCTCGGTACGCAATTGGGTCGCTGGGAACTATGATTTCCTGCCGGATGCAGTTTCTTCCGCCTCGCTGATTTCTGGTTTTTGAGTGACTGTCGACCGCTACGAAACGAACGTCGCCTGCCCCGGTTGCGGGTGCGTTTGTGACGATTTGACGCTGCATTTCGCGGGAGACGAGCTACAAGCTATTTTCCCGCAGTGTTCACTGGCCGAAGCTTGGTTCCACGATCGCGGCCGTACGGATCGGCCGGCCGTGGCGTTGATTGGCCAGCCGGCCGGCTTCGCGGCAGGCGTCGCTCGGGCCGCCGAGATTCTCCGCCGCGCCGACTACCCGCTTATTTACGGACTTTCCCGGAGCGCCACGGCCGGACAGCGGGCCGCGGTCGAATTGGCCGAACGTGCCGGCGCGGTGATCGATACCACGGCCTCGATGTGCCACGGGCCGTCGATCATGGCGATCCAGGAATTCGGCGAATCGACCTGCACGCTCGGCGAAGTGCGCAATCGGGCCGATCTGGTGATCTTCTGGGGATGCCATCCGGGCGCGTCGCACCCGCGTCACGCGGAACGCTATTCGGTCTTCCCGCCGGGACGCTATCGCGAAGGCGGACGAAGCGATCGAACGATCGTGCTCGTCGGCCCGGCGGACCAGGTACACGAGTGGCGTTTAGATCCCCAGGGCGCTGCCGCCGACCTGGTCATTCCGCTCGAACGAGGCCGCGACTTCGAGGCCATCGCGATGTTGCGCGAAGCGTTGCGCACCGGGTCCGGCAGCGACCTGCCGCCGGAACTGCAACAACTTTCCGTATTAATGCGCGGCTGCCGGACCGGTGTTGTCTTTTTCGGTCTCGGTTTGGTGGAAACGCGGATGTGGAGCGACGATGCGCTGCCCACGGCGGGCAACGTCAACGTCGGGGCGCTGCTGCAACTGGTCGCGGAGATGAACGCGCACGCCCGGTTCTTCGCGCGGCGGATGCGGTTGCAAGGTGATGTCTCCGGCGCGGACAACGTCCTCACCTGGCAAACCGGGTATCCGTTCGCCGTCGATTTGTCGCGCGGCTCGCCACGTTACAACCCAGGTGAATTCAGCGCTGGCGATTTGTTGGATCGCGGGGAAGTCGACGCCTGCCTGTTGATCGGCGCGGAAACCTTGCGCTATTTTTCGCGCGCGGCGCTGGAGCATTTGCAAAGCATCCCGACGATCCTGCTGGACTACCCCGGCGCGGATCAGGTCGTATCGCCCGAGGTCTGCTTCACGACCGCAGTCTACGGCCTGCATGCGGCCGGAACGATTTATCGCATGGACAATGTCCCTGTCCCGCTACGGGCGCTGGCCGACACGGATTACCCGAGCGACGAAGCGGTGCTGCGGGCGATTTGCGAACGGCTGTAACATTGCACCAGCATGAGCAGCTCGAACGACTGTGGGAGGCGTCTCCGACGCCGATGGAGCTGGCGCTTTTCGCGAGAAGCACCCCGAACCTCAATGCTCGCGTCGTTCGCATCGGCGTCGGAGACGCCTCCCACAGTCGAGAATGGTTCCGGACTGTCTAGGTATTCCCACCGGTTGCTCGCCCGTCGGCGGCGATCTACAATCCAGGCCGATTCTGCGAGTCCTACCGAATTTGCCGCCTTCCCCATGCTAGCCCGCCACTTCGCGTTCCGCGCGCGGCGTTCGTTCCGAGCCACCGTCGGGTGGTTTGCGGCGATGTGGTATGTGACGATTGCCATCGGGTTGCCATTGCCGCTGGCCGGCGGGAAGGATCTATCGCGGCCGTTTCTCTGCATGTACAGCCGTTGCGGCTGCCAGAATGCTGAGCAGTGCTATCGCCGTTGCTGCTGCCACACCGCGGCCGAGCGTCTGGCGTTCGCGCGATCCCACGGCGACGTGCCGCCGCCGGAACTCCTGGCGATGGTCGAGGCGGAGACGTCGCAGATCGCAGTCACGAAGCGCTCCTGCTGCAGCGACAAAGGTTGCACAGCCCCAGCAACAGAGCCTTCGCCAGGTGATTTGGAACGCAATTCCTACTCAGAAGTCGTGATCCAGGACTCGCTCGCTTGCCGTGGCGTGGGACATCTTTGGCAGCACACGGTTGGTGCGCTACCGCCGCCGGTCATTGAGTTAACCATCTCGATCGTCGAGATTGCCGTCTGCCCGTTGAGCTCGCATTCCGCCGACACTCTCTTGCCGGCGCCGCCTTCGCCCCCTCCTCGCGTCGGCTAATCGTCACGTTTCGTGTACTGCTGGTTGTCGATCGCGCCGGTTTTCTGCGCACGCACAACATTCACGGTTCGTCGTACGGCGTCAACGTTCGCCATGCGCGATGAACCATTTCCCATGACGATTCATCTTTGACGAGGTTCAATTCACAATGCGTATTGCTTTCTGTTCTTGCTTGTTCGTGCTGGTCGCTTGCGTTGTGCAAACGGCGGCCGCGCATGGTATTCCGATGGCGGTGGATGTTAACCCCGCCAACCAGTTGTTCGCGTCGGAGTTGGTCCACTTCAACGCGCCAGAAGGGACCTTTGCGCCCTCGCCAGCCGCCGCGCCCGTCGCGCTGGCCGCTGTGGCCGCGTTTCATCCTGTGTTCGGCGGTAATATCCCCGCGGGTACGGTGCTCTCGGTGAACGCAGCGGGCTCCGCCGCGCATCCATCGGCTTTGGCGTACTGGGATGGCGGCGACGTGCTGCCATCGCCGAAGGACATCGCGATCTCCCGTTCCGGATTCAACATCGTCGTGCAGTCGGACGATGAGCTCGTCGCCGGTGGCGCGCTCTCGGCGTACTCAGGGCTGGAAGGGGGACACAGCTCCGTCACGTTGGCGCTGCCGCTCGACGCGCCGGTTGGGCTCTATGCAGTTGGGTTTCAACTTTCCGGGCCGAGTTACGAAACGTCGGAGACGTTTTGGGCGATCGCCAACAACGGCGTCGATCCCTCGAAGTTCGACGCGGGCGTAGCAGCGATCGCCGCGGCGGTGCCGGAGCCGAGCGCGATGGCGTTGGGCCTCGCAGGTTGCGTCGCCCTTGTCACGCTGCGTCGGCGCGTGCGAGTGCGGCAATAGTGGACGGTTACTTATTCGAGGCGTCGCGGTGCAATTTTGCGCCGCGACGCGTTCGCCGAAAGGCGGTTCCTATGCAAAAGCGCGGATTCACGCTCGTCGAGTTACTGGTGGTGATCGCGGTCATCGGCATCCTGATCGCGCTGTTGCTGCCGGCGTTGCAGATCAGCCGCGCCGCCGCGCGCGCCGCGGCCTGCAAATCGAACTTGAAGCAAGTCGGCCTGGCGATGCAGATGTACGCCAACAACCATGGCGGCCGCGCGCCGCTCACGGCCCATGCCGATCCGCCGACGGCCTCGTGGGTCTATTCCCTCGGACCGTACATGGAAAACGTCGACGAGATGCGAATCTGTCCAGAAGATCCCATCGGCCCCCGGCGCGTCGCGAACAAGTCCACCAGCTATGTGCTGAATGACTACATCTGCCTGAAGCAGGTGCCTGAAGCGGTATTGAACCTCTGGAAGCTCAAAGCCTCGTCGCGCACCATCGTCGTCTTCGAAGGCTCCGATCAGCGCGACTTGAAATTCATCAACGACCATATCCACGCCGGCGACTGGTTCTCGGAACACAGCATTCACCGCAACCTTTCGCGCGACAAGGTCTACGGCGACATCCAGCTCGACCGGCATCAACACACGTCGGCGAACTACCTCTACGCCGACGGCCACGTGGAACTCATTCCGGCCGCCACGGTGGAAGCCTGGATCGACGAAGGCATCCGGGGCGAACGGCACTTCGCGAAGCCGCAACGGTAGGTGGGGAATTTCGAAGGTCGAAATCTGAATGTCGAATCAAATCTGAATGACGAAGGTCGAACGACGAATGGACGAACGTCGAACCGTAGGGCGGGCCGTGCGCGAATGAGGCGTTGTGATGCTCTCAACGCGCCGCATGCTTTGGATTCCCCGTAAATAGAACCGGTAAGGCCCGCCACTTCGTCGCGCGGCGGGCCTTACGCTAGGAAACAAAACGATTCGCCTTCAGCACGCTCTAATCAAGAATTGACACCCGACGCGCGCACGGCCCGCCCTACAAGCTTTCGCGTTATTTCGCGTATTTCGCGGTTAAATCCTCTGCGTCTCAGCGTCTCCGCGGTTCAATTT
This DNA window, taken from Planctomycetia bacterium, encodes the following:
- a CDS encoding protein kinase, yielding MRRSSPRNGHIKTFAFAPGAQLAEKYEIVSLLGRGWEGEVYKLRESRTGIEHAAKFFFPHRNLQDRAARFYAKKLHKLRHCPILIQYHTQERIPFEGQAITCLVSEYVEGELLSQFLERQPGERIGAFQGLHLLHALAAGMERIHHLHEYHGDLHSKNVIIRRVGISFDLKLLDMFHWGSPKPENMHDDVCDLIRLFYDALGGQKHYARQPAEVKAICCGLKRSIILKKFRTAGQLRSYLETMRWE
- a CDS encoding formylmethanofuran dehydrogenase subunit B, encoding MTVDRYETNVACPGCGCVCDDLTLHFAGDELQAIFPQCSLAEAWFHDRGRTDRPAVALIGQPAGFAAGVARAAEILRRADYPLIYGLSRSATAGQRAAVELAERAGAVIDTTASMCHGPSIMAIQEFGESTCTLGEVRNRADLVIFWGCHPGASHPRHAERYSVFPPGRYREGGRSDRTIVLVGPADQVHEWRLDPQGAAADLVIPLERGRDFEAIAMLREALRTGSGSDLPPELQQLSVLMRGCRTGVVFFGLGLVETRMWSDDALPTAGNVNVGALLQLVAEMNAHARFFARRMRLQGDVSGADNVLTWQTGYPFAVDLSRGSPRYNPGEFSAGDLLDRGEVDACLLIGAETLRYFSRAALEHLQSIPTILLDYPGADQVVSPEVCFTTAVYGLHAAGTIYRMDNVPVPLRALADTDYPSDEAVLRAICERL
- a CDS encoding DUF1559 domain-containing protein; amino-acid sequence: MQKRGFTLVELLVVIAVIGILIALLLPALQISRAAARAAACKSNLKQVGLAMQMYANNHGGRAPLTAHADPPTASWVYSLGPYMENVDEMRICPEDPIGPRRVANKSTSYVLNDYICLKQVPEAVLNLWKLKASSRTIVVFEGSDQRDLKFINDHIHAGDWFSEHSIHRNLSRDKVYGDIQLDRHQHTSANYLYADGHVELIPAATVEAWIDEGIRGERHFAKPQR